The segment TGATGCTATAAAATGGGGCTGGCGTTTAACCTACAGTGCTATCTACAGAGCCAATAAGGTCATTAACAATGTCCAGCCAGAAACAGATTTACGGAAGCGACTGATTGCTGAAGCCAAGTTCCTGAGAGCGTTCAACTATTTTGAATTGGTCTCTCTCTGGGGCGATGTTCCTTTGGTAACCGGTGACATTCCAATTGACCAATGGACCAGCACCGGAAGGGCAACCAAAGCTTCTGTTTACGCACAGATTGAGAAAGACCTACAGGAAGCCATTCCTGACCTTCCTCTGAAAAGTGTGTATGGTGGTGGTGAAAGATTCAGAGCCTCTAAAGGAACAGCCCAAGCCATGCTTGGCAAGGCTTTACTCTTCCAATCAAAATGGGCAGATGCCGCCTCGCAGTTTGAGAATGTTATTTCTTCTAACCAGTATCAGCTGGAGCCTTCAGTGGGCAAGGTGTTCTCTGAGGCTGGTGAGTTTGGCAGAGAGTCTTTGTTTGAGGTCTCTTACACCAGAACTCAAAGCTATGACTGGGGCAACTTCCCTTGGGGAGGCCAGCCTGAAAGCAACATCCACCTCCAACTGATGGGCCCTAGAAGTGACTTCTACAAGAAGGCACCTGCTGACTCTTTGATTGGCGGATGGGGCTTTAACTCACCAAAAGCCAAGTTATACCAGGCGTTTGTGGCCGCTGGCGATGTAGAGCGGAGAAGGGCCACCGTCATGTCTGAAGCAGAACTGAAAGCTATGGGTGGTGACTGGACCAATGCCAACGCGTATGACTACGAAGGTTATTTCCAGAGAAGATACGGTACGTTCAGCACCCAAACTGGTACTCCGGTGGCAGAGCTGAACTATGGCACCAACTGGCGCATGATCCGGTATGCAGATGTGCTGTTAATGGCCGCAGAAGCCCATTACCGCGCCGGCAACGAAGCCAAATCACGTGAGTATCTGAACATGGTAAGACTAAGATCCAAACTGGCGCCAGTTACCGCTACCGGTACGGCTTTGTTCAACGCCATAGTAAGAGAGCGCCAGTTAGAGCTCGCTTTTGAGGGCTTCCGCTATGTAGACCTGGTACGCTGGGGCCTTGCGGCGCAGGAACTCGGACCATTGGGCTACAAAGAAGGAACCCACAACTTGCTACCGATCCCTGGGGAAGACATTAGAACCGCAGGTTTGATGCAGAACCCGGGTTACTAAGAAGTAGCTTTAGGTACAAATAAAAAAGAGGCCAACTAGAAATTCTGGTTGGCCTCTTTTTTATTCCTTTCACCCAAGTATGAAGCAACCTTTGCTCTTGCCAGAGACTCTTACTAGTAGAAGGGGTTTACACTGCCTTTTTCAAAAAGAACCCATGAAACGCAAAAGCAGCCTTGTTTTTCTCACCGTCTTTCTTCTACTCGGCTGCACCCGAAACAAACCCGTGCCACAGGCTCATGTGACTCATTTTCCACCGCTTGTTTCTCGTTTGCAATGTAACTCTTATGCGCTTTCCTGGCAGCGGCCTGTCTCTATAGGTAATCTTACCCTCACCCTACAAAAAATGGAGGATAGCCGGTGCCCGAAAGACGTTCTCTGCATCTGGGCAGGCGCTGCCGTTGCGCAGATTCTGTTAGCAGATTCATTGGGGGCAAGCGTCTCCACAACCTTGTCCTTAGGCAGTTTGGAAAGAGTAGAACTGGGTACCAAAATGTATCAAGTGGCGTTGACAGACATCAATCCCTATCCTAAGATCTCTAATCTGAACCCAGCAGAGAAAGAGGCCAGGGTTTCTGTCACTCCCTTATAGAGTATTAAAGAAATAGTGAATGTACAGGCCCGCGGCGAAAGCTGCGGGCTTTTGTTTTAGGGGTAGGGAATACCATTATTGAATGCTATGAGTGTCTTTGCAAAAGATGGCAGTAAAGCGGAACCCACCCCTTCCCCGAAAAGGGAAATTTCAGTATTAATAATGATTTAAATTAGGAGCCTCTTAAAAATCTTGGCAATATGGTCTTTGGGACTGTCGCCCCACTGAAGTTGCAAACTGCAGGTCATGGTAGGTCCAAGTTGAAAACTTGAACCATGTAAAGTGGGAAGTTTTGGAGGAAAATAGCCTTTACCACTTTCCCCTGTTCCAGTCTTTCCATCGAGCGCCTCGCTTTTGGCCATAGAAAAGCAGTTGCTAAGAGAGATGGACAGCTCAGGCCGAAAGGGCAGTGCGAGAGGGGAAGACGAGGCCTCGCGGCCATGAGCGTTTAGCGGCAGATATGCAAATAGCCGTACCTGCACCTACGCAATAAGCAGCTAAGCCAAGGGAACAGCATAAGGCATGCATTCACCAACAGCATCAATGATTAAACCAGCTAAGCAAATCATCTCCGTGTTTTAAGGCAGATTCAAAGAAAACGGCTCCTAAACGGCCTTACCGCTCATACAACTCCAGCGGCAACCCATCTGGATCATTGAAAAAGCAGAAGCGTTTGCCTGTGTGTTCATCTACCCGTATTTCCTGCACAGCTACATTGTGCTTGAGCAACTCCTGCCTTGCTGCATCCACATCATCCACTTCAAACGCCAGGTGCCGCAAACCAGCCGCCTCCGGAAAAGATAAACGGACGGGCACGTTGGAGAAGGAAAACAACTCTATCACATAGGTACCATTCAGCGCCAGATCCGCTTTGTACGAGTCCCGCTCTTCCCGGTAGACTTCCTGCAGCAGGCTAAGCCCCAGCACCTGGGTGTAAAAAGCTTTGGAAACTGGATAATCAGTGCAGATGATAGCTATGTGGTGAATGCTTTTTAACTGAATCATGGAGTAAAGATATGCATTGCACTTGTTTCAAGAAGGATGAGTACTTTAAAGGGAAAGCCTACAAATCAGAAGCCATACCCAAGCCGGAGGCCGGAACTTACTTTCTGACGCTCCTGGAAACCGGTGAAGAAATCTACCCGGAAGATTTTAAACAGGTGCTCTATGCCCACGCCTAGTTCCAAGTAATGGCCCGCGGCAGCGGTGTGAAGGTAATTTACGCTGCCTACTTCCTGCCATTTAAGCTTGCGCAGCAGCGGGATTTTGTTCAGGATAAACCCATTGAAGTGGTGGCTGTAATGGGCTTCCACATATGTTTTCTG is part of the Rufibacter tibetensis genome and harbors:
- a CDS encoding RagB/SusD family nutrient uptake outer membrane protein is translated as MKKNYIKVAAFSLALMAMASGCDDFLDQEVPGKLPVEEFYKTDADALQATTAVYDIMQAHYNSGWSSIYMVKVMPSDESNAGGSGPGDQPAYQTLDNFNFDSENDAIKWGWRLTYSAIYRANKVINNVQPETDLRKRLIAEAKFLRAFNYFELVSLWGDVPLVTGDIPIDQWTSTGRATKASVYAQIEKDLQEAIPDLPLKSVYGGGERFRASKGTAQAMLGKALLFQSKWADAASQFENVISSNQYQLEPSVGKVFSEAGEFGRESLFEVSYTRTQSYDWGNFPWGGQPESNIHLQLMGPRSDFYKKAPADSLIGGWGFNSPKAKLYQAFVAAGDVERRRATVMSEAELKAMGGDWTNANAYDYEGYFQRRYGTFSTQTGTPVAELNYGTNWRMIRYADVLLMAAEAHYRAGNEAKSREYLNMVRLRSKLAPVTATGTALFNAIVRERQLELAFEGFRYVDLVRWGLAAQELGPLGYKEGTHNLLPIPGEDIRTAGLMQNPGY
- a CDS encoding VOC family protein, encoding MIQLKSIHHIAIICTDYPVSKAFYTQVLGLSLLQEVYREERDSYKADLALNGTYVIELFSFSNVPVRLSFPEAAGLRHLAFEVDDVDAARQELLKHNVAVQEIRVDEHTGKRFCFFNDPDGLPLELYER